In a single window of the Rhodamnia argentea isolate NSW1041297 chromosome 2, ASM2092103v1, whole genome shotgun sequence genome:
- the LOC115756434 gene encoding protein DNA-DAMAGE INDUCIBLE 1, which yields MKITVMTADEKIISLDVDPHESVENVKALLEVETRVPLQQQQLLYNGREMRNSEKLSALGVKDEDLVMMVSGAASSAAGNELGLNPDGSAVNPAALQQQLRQDSNMMAQLFQKDPEFAQAILGNDLNRLQDILKERHRQRSELRRQQDEELALLHADPFDVEAQKKIEAAIRQKGIDENWAAALEYNPEAFARVVMLYVDMEVNGVPLKAFVDSGAQSTIISKSCAERCGLLRLLDQRYKGIAHGVGQSEILGRIHVAPIKIGNIFYPCSFLVLDAPNMEFLFGLDMLRKHQCIIDLKENVLRVGGGEVSVPFLQEKDLPSRFLDEERLAKQASSSGAPATTGTTDKSKTTVPSGSHSSGAANTLNNASKEADFEAKVSKLVELGFGRDAVIQALKFFDGNEEQAAAYLFGG from the exons ATGAAGATCACTGTAATGACCGCCGACGAGAAGATCATCTCCTTGGACGTCGATCCCCACGAATCC GTTGAAAATGTTAAAGCTCTGCTCGAAGTGGAG ACGCGCGTGCCTCTCCAGCAACAGCAATTGCTCTACAACGGGAGGGAAATGAGGAACTCTGAGAAGCTGAGCGCTTTGGGCGTTAAGGATGAGGATTTGGTGATGATGGTCTCTGGTGCTGCTTCGAG TGCTGCTGGAAATGAGTTGGGCTTGAATCCTGATGGGTCTGCTGTCAACCCTGCAGCTCTCCAGCAACAACTTCGACAGGATTCTAACATGATGGCACAACTCTTTCAG AAGGATCCTGAGTTTGCACAAGCTATTCTGGGAAACGATCTAAATAGATTGCAAGATATTCTAAAGGAGCGCCATCGCCAAAGGTCTGAATTACGGAGGCAACAGGATGAGGAACTT GCCCTCCTGCATGCCGATCCTTTTGATGTTGAAGcgcaaaagaaaattgaagctGCCATTCGTCAG AAAGGGATTGATGAAAATTGGGCTGCTGCTCTGGAATATAACCCTGAAGCTTTTGCAAGAGTG GTGATGCTGTATGTTGACATGGAGGTCAATGGTGTCCCTTTGAAG GCTTTTGTCGATAGTGGAGCACAGTCTACTATTATATCAAAAAGTTGTGCAGAGCGTTGTGG ACTGTTGAGGCTTTTGGATCAGCGGTACAAAGGCATTGCTCATGGAGTTGGTCAATCTGAGATATTGGGTAGAATACATGTGGCCCCGATCAAG ATTGGGAATATATTTTATCCATGCTCCTTTTTGGTGCTGGATGCTCCAAACATGGAATTTCTCTTTGGTCTAGATATGCTCCGAAAGCACCAG TGTATAATTGATTTGAAGGAGAACGTTCTAAGGGTTGGTGGAGGGGAAGTTTCAGTACCATTTTTACAAG AAAAAGACTTGCCATCGCGTTTTCTGGATGAAGAGAGGCTTGCCAAGCAAGCATCTAGCTCAGGAGCCCCG GCTACAACAGGCACAACCGATAAGAGTAAAACCACCGTGCCTTCTGGCAGTCATTCTTCAG GAGCTGCGAACACACTCAATAATGCAAGCAAG GAAGCAGATTTCGAGGCGAAGGTCTCTAAGCTCGTGGAGCTCGGGTTCGGAAGAGATGCGGTGATACAAGCTCTGAAATTCTTTGATGGTAATGAAGAACAAGCAGCTGCTTATCTCTTTGGGGGCTGA